A segment of the Pyrococcus kukulkanii genome:
TTTAAAGATGTAGAAGTGGCTTTAATTACCGGTCACCATAACGTGGGTGTCAGGAGTGATATAGAGCTAAGTCGACAACTAGATGAAGTTCTCAAGATATTTCCAGCTGACGGCGTCATTCCTGTAACTGATGGCGCTGAAGACGAACAAATATTTCCTCTCATAACATCAAAAGTTCCAATAGTGAGTACAAGGAGAGTCGTTGTCAAGCAAAGTCCAGGAATAGAGACTACCTGGTACATTATAGTCAGGTATCTAAAAGAGATTATGAACGATCCGGAAGCGTCAAAAGTTGTCTTGGGAATCCCGGGACTTATAGTTCTTCTCTACGGCATAGCTAAGCTAATATCCCTGAAGTACCCACCGAGCGCCCAAATAGTTTCCTCAGCGGTTACTGGCGTTGTGATGCTTATTGTAGGAGGATACTTCTTCATAAAGGGCATGAAAATAAGGCCATTAGAATTGATAAGCAGAGGATTTATAACATTCATTGGAGTTATTACAGGTTTAATAGTAATACTTGGGGGAGCCATAAACGTCTACCTTACACTTGAAACTATATCAACGAAAATGATAGGGGGGATACCAAGCAGTGATTTGATAGCTCTACTTATTTACCTTAACGCCGTCAATCCATACTTTATCCTTGGCTTTGGAATAATACTTGCCGGAAAAACAATCCAAGGATATTTACGGAAAAATCCCCACATATGGTACTATACTTCCGGCATATTAATGCTCCCTGCGTTTTGGAAAGTCATCGACTTAATAACAAAATACTCAAATCCTTTAATAAAGAGGAATCCAGGGGATATAGTACTTGGCATAGTTTTAATTTTATTAAACATTGGAATAAGCATTTTGGCAGGCATAAAATTAAGAGAAAAAGTCAAGAGCTGGACTTTTTCATCCTGAGATACGTTAATAAGGTAACAAGAATTGCCAGTACCCCAGCCCCAATTGCAAGTTTCTTTAATCCCTCTTTCCCTTCAACGTTCTCTTTCACTGGAATCTTTAGTGTATGTTCAAATATGTAGACATTATCATCTCCCTTATCCCTGTCGCCCACGGCTCTTATTCTAATGAGTACGTTGTATACCTTTGGTATAGCATCTTTATCTACGGTTAGTGTAATTACACCCTCGCCAGTTTGATTCGGTTCAAGGGTGCCCACATAGTCCGTCCTCTTAACTAGGGTAAATGGCTGAGACGGTTTAACAAACCCCTCAATAACAACACTTTCTGCTTTCTCTCCCCCAATGTTCTTTACAGTGACGTAGATATTCACGTCCTTTCCCTGAACTGGCTCAGGCTTAAATTCAACCCTCTCTACCACT
Coding sequences within it:
- a CDS encoding DUF373 family protein, which gives rise to MKVLVLAIDRDNDFGVKAGVKGPVIGRDKCLDAAIKLSLADPEDSDANTLFAAIKLYDELKESKEFKDVEVALITGHHNVGVRSDIELSRQLDEVLKIFPADGVIPVTDGAEDEQIFPLITSKVPIVSTRRVVVKQSPGIETTWYIIVRYLKEIMNDPEASKVVLGIPGLIVLLYGIAKLISLKYPPSAQIVSSAVTGVVMLIVGGYFFIKGMKIRPLELISRGFITFIGVITGLIVILGGAINVYLTLETISTKMIGGIPSSDLIALLIYLNAVNPYFILGFGIILAGKTIQGYLRKNPHIWYYTSGILMLPAFWKVIDLITKYSNPLIKRNPGDIVLGIVLILLNIGISILAGIKLREKVKSWTFSS